The Salvelinus namaycush isolate Seneca chromosome 8, SaNama_1.0, whole genome shotgun sequence genome has a segment encoding these proteins:
- the LOC120052190 gene encoding uncharacterized protein P19A11.02c-like, which translates to MTSATTSAATTAAPTAAVTTTTLADVTTTPPAVAKTTTTAVPAAATTTAVPAAATTTVAPTGPPSSSEGTLLLRFSLNQMFTVDLANPSSSAFKTLAGKVVLEVNKIFARTPSFLRSIVNSFKNGSVVTNMTLVFKNKSSVPSACSAHATFTISPTSLNILPGSVNVESSVNSGSAPRPTAFCLAFLPLTLALLMVHLLAN; encoded by the exons ATGACTAGTGCAACCACCTCCGCTGCAACAACTGCTGCTCCAACTGCAGCTGTGACCACCACCACTCTGGCAGATGTCACCACGACCCCTCCAGCAGTGGCCAAAACCACCACCACCGCTGTTCCGGCAGCAGCCACCACCACCGCTGTTCCGGCAGCAGCCACCACCACTGTTGCACCAACTGGCCCTCCATCTTCTAGTGAAGGAACCCTGCTTCTCCGGTTCAGTCTCAATCAAATGTTCACCGTGGATCTTGCCAACCCGTCCTCTTCAGCATTCAAGACTCTGGCTGGCAAAGTGGTCTTGGAG GTGAACAAGATTTTTGCTAGAACCCCAAGCTTCCTTCGTTCCATTGTCAACTCATTCAA GAATGGATCTGTAGTTACCAACATGACTCTCGTGTTCAAAAACAAATCTTCGGTTCCAAGCGCATGCAGCGCACATGCAACTTTCACCATCAGTCCCACCTCCCTGAACATCCTACCGGGCAGCGTCAATGTTG AGTcatcagtcaattcaggaagtgctCCAAGACCCACTGCCTTCTGTCTGGCTTTCCTGCCTCTCACATTGGCACTGCTAATGGTACACTTGCTGGCTAACTAA